A genomic region of Raphanus sativus cultivar WK10039 chromosome 6, ASM80110v3, whole genome shotgun sequence contains the following coding sequences:
- the LOC108810751 gene encoding protein DA1-related 5 isoform X1 has translation MSISDVASLVGGAALGAPFSVIFNLLTEEVSKVKEFKPISKDLLSTLKRLVPIINMIDSMHVQQGSGPCEGELTFLLKTMERAKEMVSKCSRVQWYSLAEKAWYTRKIKEINQDLLRFCQQDLQLIQYKYQLHSMSSLNTKIDLLSDTAKGSAELFVVPQPETVTIFWLIRPLRELKKMLLEDQAVTVVVSAPSDCGKTMLVTKLCHDADVIGKFKQIFFITVSKAPNVSLIVQRFLQYTGRDAKAFADDMDAKLCIQQLLQRLGENGPILLVLDDVWPEDESLLNMFLIQLPDYKILVTSRFEFLRFGPTYYLEPLIDEDVKNLFKGCTSHPNCSPCAKHNDLLLKLGDRCNFVLPAANPPCNLLLPAANPPCSSICGGCNYEIEHERPVDVFGVLWHRECFCCDACRKPIATNEVQNHVSNSRGKFHKSCYARYCYVCENMKMKKFHLHYFWKEMYCPAHDSDGTPMCFSCERLEPRGTNYVKLGDDRWLCLECVESAVMDTYEVQALHFDIREFFEGLNMKIEKEFPLLLVEKQALNRAQQEEKIDYLSELVTRGICLSEAQTIISDYQNGEVIGGICLRGNQIVTSVSKGPRMGRNKHLIGLCTESQRVASEFEVTAILVLYGLPRLMTGYILAREMMHAYLRLNGYRNLNNVIEEGICQVLGHMWLESQTYATTDTSKKGESAGFERKLVEFLKNKIETDDSPVYGDGFRKVNHMVNKSSLPETLEEIRRWG, from the exons ATGTCGATCTCGGATGTGGCCTCTTTGGTTGGAGGTGCTGCTCTGGGAGCTCctttttctgttatttttaatCTGTTGACTGAAGAGGTCAGTAAAGTGAAGGAATTCAAACCTATTTCCAAAGATCTCTTATCAACCTTGAAGAGACTGGTCCCGATTATCAACATGATCGATTCGATGCACGTGCAACAAGGATCGGGCCCATGTGAGGGTGAACTAACGTTTCTGCTCAAAACGATGGAAAGAGCTAAGGAAATGGTTAGTAAGTGCTCACGCGTCCAGTGGTACAGTCTTGCCGAGAAAGCTTGGTATACcaggaaaataaaagaaatcaaTCAGGATCTTCTCAGGTTTTGTCAGCAAGATTTACAGCTGATCCAGTACAAGTACCAGTTGCATTCCATGTCAAGCCTGAATACGAAAATTGACCTATTGAGTGATACCGCTAAAGGATCTGCGGAGCTTTTTGTAGTACCGCAGCCTGAAACAGTTACTATATTTTGGTTGATCCGGCCATTGAGGGAGCTAAAGAAGATGCTTCTTGAAGACCAAGCGGTTACTGTCGTGGTCTCTGCTCCTTCTGACTGCGGGAAGACCATGTTGGTTACAAAGCTCTGCCATGATGCGGATGTTATAG GAAAGTTTAAGCAGATCTTCTTTATCACTGTGTCAAAAGCCCCTAACGTAAGCCTCATCGTCCAGAGGTTTCTCCAGTACACAGGTCGTGACGCAAAGGCATTTGCGGACGACATGGATGCAAAGCTCTGCATTCAACAGTTGCTTCAGCGACTCGGGGAGAATGGGCCTATTTTGTTGGTTTTAGATGATGTTTGGCCTGAGGATGAGTCCTTGCTTAATATGTTTCTGATTCAGTTACCGGACTACAAGATTTTGGTGACTTCTCGGTTCGAGTTCCTGCGTTTTGGTCCCACTTATTATTTGGAACCCTTGATAGATGAAGATGTCAAGAACCTTTTCAAGGGCTGCACATCGCACCCCAACTGTTCACCATGCGCTAAGCATAACGATCTTCTCCTAAAG CTAGGGGACCGGTGCAATTTTGTATTACCTGCAGCGAACCCTCCGTGCAATTTGTTATTACCTGCAGCGAACCCTCCTTGCAG TAGCATATGTGGCGGTTGCAATTATGAGATTGAACATGAAAGACCTGTGGATGTCTTTGGTGTTCTTTGGCATCGTGAATGTTTCTGTTGTGATGCTTGCCGCAAACCAATTGCTACGAACGAGGTTCAAAACCAT GTTTCAAACTCAAGAGGTAAGTTTCACAAAAGCTGCTATGCACGGTACTGCTATGTCTGCGAGAACATGAAG ATGAAAAAATTCCATCTGCACTATTTCTGGAAGGAGATGTACTGCCCTGCTCATGATTCTGATGGAACTCCCATGTGTTTCAGTTGCGAGAGGCTAGAG CCTAGGGGAACGAACTATGTAAAGCTCGGTGATGATCGATGGCTATGCCTAGAGTGCGTGGAATCTGCGGTTATGGATACTTATGAAGTCCAGGCTCTGCACTTTGATATCCGTGAATTCTTCGAAGGCTTAAACATgaagattgagaaagaattTCCTCTTCTTTTGGTGGAAAAACAAGCGCTGAATAGAGCTCAGCAGGAAGAGAAGATT GACTACCTATCTGAGTTGGTAACCAGAGGAATTTGTCTGTCTGAAGCGCAGACTATCATAAGT GACTATCAGAATGGGGAGGTTATCGGAGGTATTTGCCTGAGGGGAAACCAGATTGTCACAAGT GTCTCAAAAGGGCCACGGATGGGGCGGAACAAGCACCTAATAGGCCTGTGTACTGAGTCCCAAAGGGTTGCGAGTGAGTTCGAGGTCACTGCAATTCTCGTCTTATATGGACTTCCAAG GTTAATGACAGGATATATATTGGCTCGCGAGATGATGCATGCTTATCTTAGACTCAATG GATATAGGAATCTGAATAACGTTATTGAAGAAGGAATATGCCAAGTGCTCGGCCACATGTGGTTGGAGTCTCAGACGTACGCCACCACTGACACATCAAAGAAAGGAGAGAGCGCTGGTTTCGAGAGAAAGCTGGTGGAATTTTTGAAGAATAAGATAGAAACAGATGATTCACCGGTCTATGGTGACGGGTTCAGGAAAGTTAACCACATGGTGAACAAGTCCAGCCTCCCGGAAACGCTCGAAGAGATTCGTCGCTGGGGTTGA
- the LOC108810751 gene encoding protein DA1-related 5 isoform X2, with protein sequence MSISDVASLVGGAALGAPFSVIFNLLTEEVSKVKEFKPISKDLLSTLKRLVPIINMIDSMHVQQGSGPCEGELTFLLKTMERAKEMVSKCSRVQWYSLAEKAWYTRKIKEINQDLLRFCQQDLQLIQYKYQLHSMSSLNTKIDLLSDTAKGSAELFVVPQPETVTIFWLIRPLRELKKMLLEDQAVTVVVSAPSDCGKTMLVTKLCHDADVIGKFKQIFFITVSKAPNVSLIVQRFLQYTGRDAKAFADDMDAKLCIQQLLQRLGENGPILLVLDDVWPEDESLLNMFLIQLPDYKILVTSRFEFLRFGPTYYLEPLIDEDVKNLFKGCTSHPNCSPCAKHNDLLLKLGDRCNFVLPAANPPCNLLLPAANPPCSICGGCNYEIEHERPVDVFGVLWHRECFCCDACRKPIATNEVQNHVSNSRGKFHKSCYARYCYVCENMKMKKFHLHYFWKEMYCPAHDSDGTPMCFSCERLEPRGTNYVKLGDDRWLCLECVESAVMDTYEVQALHFDIREFFEGLNMKIEKEFPLLLVEKQALNRAQQEEKIDYLSELVTRGICLSEAQTIISDYQNGEVIGGICLRGNQIVTSVSKGPRMGRNKHLIGLCTESQRVASEFEVTAILVLYGLPRLMTGYILAREMMHAYLRLNGYRNLNNVIEEGICQVLGHMWLESQTYATTDTSKKGESAGFERKLVEFLKNKIETDDSPVYGDGFRKVNHMVNKSSLPETLEEIRRWG encoded by the exons ATGTCGATCTCGGATGTGGCCTCTTTGGTTGGAGGTGCTGCTCTGGGAGCTCctttttctgttatttttaatCTGTTGACTGAAGAGGTCAGTAAAGTGAAGGAATTCAAACCTATTTCCAAAGATCTCTTATCAACCTTGAAGAGACTGGTCCCGATTATCAACATGATCGATTCGATGCACGTGCAACAAGGATCGGGCCCATGTGAGGGTGAACTAACGTTTCTGCTCAAAACGATGGAAAGAGCTAAGGAAATGGTTAGTAAGTGCTCACGCGTCCAGTGGTACAGTCTTGCCGAGAAAGCTTGGTATACcaggaaaataaaagaaatcaaTCAGGATCTTCTCAGGTTTTGTCAGCAAGATTTACAGCTGATCCAGTACAAGTACCAGTTGCATTCCATGTCAAGCCTGAATACGAAAATTGACCTATTGAGTGATACCGCTAAAGGATCTGCGGAGCTTTTTGTAGTACCGCAGCCTGAAACAGTTACTATATTTTGGTTGATCCGGCCATTGAGGGAGCTAAAGAAGATGCTTCTTGAAGACCAAGCGGTTACTGTCGTGGTCTCTGCTCCTTCTGACTGCGGGAAGACCATGTTGGTTACAAAGCTCTGCCATGATGCGGATGTTATAG GAAAGTTTAAGCAGATCTTCTTTATCACTGTGTCAAAAGCCCCTAACGTAAGCCTCATCGTCCAGAGGTTTCTCCAGTACACAGGTCGTGACGCAAAGGCATTTGCGGACGACATGGATGCAAAGCTCTGCATTCAACAGTTGCTTCAGCGACTCGGGGAGAATGGGCCTATTTTGTTGGTTTTAGATGATGTTTGGCCTGAGGATGAGTCCTTGCTTAATATGTTTCTGATTCAGTTACCGGACTACAAGATTTTGGTGACTTCTCGGTTCGAGTTCCTGCGTTTTGGTCCCACTTATTATTTGGAACCCTTGATAGATGAAGATGTCAAGAACCTTTTCAAGGGCTGCACATCGCACCCCAACTGTTCACCATGCGCTAAGCATAACGATCTTCTCCTAAAG CTAGGGGACCGGTGCAATTTTGTATTACCTGCAGCGAACCCTCCGTGCAATTTGTTATTACCTGCAGCGAACCCTCCTTGCAG CATATGTGGCGGTTGCAATTATGAGATTGAACATGAAAGACCTGTGGATGTCTTTGGTGTTCTTTGGCATCGTGAATGTTTCTGTTGTGATGCTTGCCGCAAACCAATTGCTACGAACGAGGTTCAAAACCAT GTTTCAAACTCAAGAGGTAAGTTTCACAAAAGCTGCTATGCACGGTACTGCTATGTCTGCGAGAACATGAAG ATGAAAAAATTCCATCTGCACTATTTCTGGAAGGAGATGTACTGCCCTGCTCATGATTCTGATGGAACTCCCATGTGTTTCAGTTGCGAGAGGCTAGAG CCTAGGGGAACGAACTATGTAAAGCTCGGTGATGATCGATGGCTATGCCTAGAGTGCGTGGAATCTGCGGTTATGGATACTTATGAAGTCCAGGCTCTGCACTTTGATATCCGTGAATTCTTCGAAGGCTTAAACATgaagattgagaaagaattTCCTCTTCTTTTGGTGGAAAAACAAGCGCTGAATAGAGCTCAGCAGGAAGAGAAGATT GACTACCTATCTGAGTTGGTAACCAGAGGAATTTGTCTGTCTGAAGCGCAGACTATCATAAGT GACTATCAGAATGGGGAGGTTATCGGAGGTATTTGCCTGAGGGGAAACCAGATTGTCACAAGT GTCTCAAAAGGGCCACGGATGGGGCGGAACAAGCACCTAATAGGCCTGTGTACTGAGTCCCAAAGGGTTGCGAGTGAGTTCGAGGTCACTGCAATTCTCGTCTTATATGGACTTCCAAG GTTAATGACAGGATATATATTGGCTCGCGAGATGATGCATGCTTATCTTAGACTCAATG GATATAGGAATCTGAATAACGTTATTGAAGAAGGAATATGCCAAGTGCTCGGCCACATGTGGTTGGAGTCTCAGACGTACGCCACCACTGACACATCAAAGAAAGGAGAGAGCGCTGGTTTCGAGAGAAAGCTGGTGGAATTTTTGAAGAATAAGATAGAAACAGATGATTCACCGGTCTATGGTGACGGGTTCAGGAAAGTTAACCACATGGTGAACAAGTCCAGCCTCCCGGAAACGCTCGAAGAGATTCGTCGCTGGGGTTGA
- the LOC108810753 gene encoding calcium uniporter protein 3, mitochondrial, which yields MSSKKTLVRNIFNISKTYFRNSGLTRMRPPTKPGITPDAGDSGIRRRFLHKRAFFSPEIVPRGGNLMEKLKEMSLSNNRLRLDEMLPPPTPEKTSPGTFPAVTVEDVKKLMRAAEMEMVKSRLRDIGKNWVPYSEFVRVCGENNSDPEHGNRVANMLDKAGNVIVLGNFVCLKPEELTKAVAGLIPTHEPTRNAATRQEFEQLEMVKSDIDKKADDLVRRELQAGLGLVIAQTIGFFRLTFWELSWDVMEPICFFVTSTYFMAGYAFFLRTAKEPSFEGFYKSRFETKQRRLIKTLDFDIDRFTKLQKIHRPDLTHSAGRC from the exons ATGTCGTCAAAGAAAACACTAGTTCGAAATATCTTCAACATTTCCAAAACTTATTTCCGGAATTCGGGTCTTACCCGAATGCGACCTCCGACCAAACCCGGCATTACTCCAGACGCCGGAGATTCTGGAATCCGCCGGAGATTTCTCCACAAAAGGGCATTTTTCTCGCCGGAGATAGTTCCAAGAGGAGGCAATCTGATGGAGAAACTCAAGGAGATGAGTTTATCAAACAATCGGCTTCGCCTTGACGAGATGCTACCGCCGCCGACGCCGGAGAAGACGTCTCCGGGGACTTTCCCCGCGGTTACGGTGGAAGACGTGAAGAAGCTCATGAGAGCAGCGGAAATGGAGATGGTGAAATCGAGGCTGAGAGACATCGGAAAAAACTGGGTTCCCTATTCGGAGTTCGTTCGGGTATGCGGAGAAAACAACTCGGATCCCGAACATGGTAACCGGGTCGCGAATATGCTTGACAAAGCCGGAAACGTCATCGTTTTAGGAAACTTCGTCTGCCTTAAACCGGAAGAG CTAACAAAAGCCGTGGCTGGTCTAATTCCGACACACGAACCCACTCGCAACGCCGCGACGAGACAAGAGTTCGAACAACTCGAGATGGTAAAATCAGACATCGACAAAAAAGCCGATGATCTGGTACGGCGAGAATTACAGGCCGGATTGGGCCTTGTAATAGCCCAAACGATTGGGTTTTTTAGACTAACGTTTTGGGAGCTGTCGTGGGACGTGATGGAGCCCATATGTTTCTTCGTAACTTCGACGTATTTCATGGCTGGTTACGCCTTCTTCCTCCGTACCGCCAAGGAACCTTCCTTCGAAGGGTTTTACAAGAGCCGTTTCGAGACCAAGCAGAGACGTTTGATTAAAACGCTTGACTTCGATATCGACAGGTTTACCAAGCTACAGAAGATACACCGTCCAGATTTGACTCATTCAGCTGGTCGTTGTTGA
- the LOC108810752 gene encoding pentatricopeptide repeat-containing protein At5g66631, which translates to MFSPRFSKSLKPLHSVITHQIRSFSRDPFPSKLQHYLYRANLIDSIRLTLRSTTPLVSETDLTTLLNHRLLDSFVVKNALRSSPSLSSAWSIFKSLRKIKPQLSYESETLHAFATVLAKFHRSSQLKSLIALVHAGKFGYVQFSFMNLMNLYATSGDFDSVLKTWDDEYISSGDENEKKKGCTESYNIVMQVYVSLGKDAEAVNTFDQMINDGGIPNSRTFTIMIEHLLKSGNLDAAMEVFEALPLMRITRTLKHYSVLVEAFVDAKRFGEVETLLAEMKADGKFPSRRMLEPLKRMREAGFEDETGEFLRGMLPDERVKDISMYSMDNPSDSEEEKEEDEPYYHDAQVKLKPWLDPKALANSLKKWSSDTVAALEEANFVWTNLLVCKMLRNFRSHETAWSFFCWVAVQPGFTHDAYTIERMMAMLARNGQVELVDKLISKVRIEGIKLPFSTIRLIIDLYGVSKKPEAAIKVFRQDRTLCCGSVSGLNLMLLYSSLLRTLTKCKRNAEALETLEEMVSTGVSPDIQTFSGLMYHFALQGEIQTVQRLFSMVRQIGLEPDPYMFKLLVQAYCRCERSVLAFRVFQDMKDLNLVPDRETKELLVRSLWREEKRKEAAAVEESSYCDEEGNNSSVLRLALKGHVWNFSSRDIARVYSLYRDCILKPPS; encoded by the coding sequence ATGTTTTCCCCGAGATTCTCCAAATCACTCAAGCCACTCCACTCCGTAATCACCCATCAAATTCGATCCTTCTCCCGTGACCCATTCCCAAGCAAACTCCAGCACTACCTCTACCGAGCTAACCTCATCGATTCCATCCGTCTCACCCTCCGCTCCACCACACCACTCGTCTCCGAAACCGACCTAACCACTCTCTTAAACCACCGTCTCCTCGATTCCTTCGTCGTCAAGAACGCCTTACGCTCCTCTCCTTCCCTCTCCTCCGCCTGGTCTATCTTCAAATCCCTCAGGAAGATTAAACCTCAACTCTCATACGAATCCGAGACGCTCCACGCCTTCGCCACCGTTCTCGCGAAGTTCCATCGCTCTTCGCAGCTCAAATCACTTATCGCACTGGTCCACGCTGGCAAATTCGGTTACGTTCAGTTCAGCTTTATGAATCTCATGAACTTGTATGCAACATCCGGTGATTTCGACTCCGTTCTCAAGACCTGGGACGATGAGTATATATCCTCAGGAGATgagaatgagaagaagaaaggatGCACCGAGTCTTACAACATTGTGATGCAAGTCTACGTGAGTTTAGGTAAAGACGCCGAGGCTGTGAATACTTTTGATCAGATGATTAACGACGGAGGGATCCCTAATTCGAGGACGTTCACGATTATGATCGAGCATTTACTGAAATCAGGGAATCTTGATGCTGCTATGGAGGTTTTCGAGGCGTTGCCTTTGATGAGGATCACGAGGACTCTGAAGCATTACTCTGTTCTGGTTGAAGCCTTTGTTGATGCTAAACGGTTTGGTGAAGTCGAGACTCTTCTTGCTGAGATGAAAGCGGATGGGAAGTTCCCTAGCAGACGCATGCTCGAGCCTCTCAAACGCATGAGGGAGGCTGGATTTGAGGATGAAACTGGAGAGTTCTTGAGGGGAATGTTGCCTGATGAGAGAGTGAAGGACATTTCTATGTATTCTATGGATAATCCAAGCGATAgcgaagaagaaaaagaagaagatgaacctTACTACCATGATGCTCAGGTGAAGTTGAAGCCATGGCTGGATCCAAAAGCTTTAGCTAATTCGTTAAAGAAGTGGAGCTCTGATACCGTCGCTGCTTTGGAAGAAGCTAACTTCGTCTGGACGAATCTTTTGGTCTGCAAGATGCTGAGGAACTTTAGATCACATGAAACAGCGTGGAGTTTCTTCTGCTGGGTGGCGGTTCAGCCTGGGTTCACCCACGACGCCTACACGATCGAGAGGATGATGGCTATGTTAGCACGCAACGGGCAGGTTGAACTGGTCGATAAGCTCATCTCCAAAGTGAGAATCGAAGGGATCAAACTACCGTTCAGCACCATCAGGCTGATCATCGATCTTTACGGAGTTTCGAAGAAACCAGAAGCTGCCATCAAGGTGTTCCGCCAAGACAGAACACTCTGCTGCGGTTCAGTGTCGGGTCTCAACCTCATGCTGTTGTACTCATCGCTCTTGAGAACGTTAACGAAATGCAAGAGAAACGCGGAAGCTCTGGAAACGCTGGAAGAGATGGTCTCGACCGGAGTGTCTCCTGATATCCAGACGTTTTCGGGGTTGATGTATCACTTTGCGTTGCAGGGAGAGATTCAGACGGTGCAGAGACTTTTCTCGATGGTGAGACAGATCGGTCTGGAGCCGGATCCTTACATGTTTAAACTTCTTGTCCAAGCTTATTGCAGATGCGAAAGATCGGTGCTCGCTTTCAGAGTGTTCCAAGACATGAAGGACTTGAATCTGGTCCCTGACAGAGAGACCAAAGAGCTGCTCGTGAGGAGTCTGTGGAGAGAAGAGAAGCGAAAAGAGGCGGCTGCGGTTGAAGAAAGCAGTTACTGCGACGAGGAAGGGAATAATAGTAGCGTCTTGCGTTTGGCGTTGAAGGGTCATGTGTGGAACTTTAGTTCAAGAGACATCGCTAGAGTCTACAGTCTCTACCGCGATTGTATTTTGAAACCTCCTAGTTAA